The genomic DNA CCGGCGCTGCGCGAGCGCCCCGGCTGCGCGGCGGCGCCCTGCGCCGTCATTGCCGACGGCATCGACCTGGCCGAGGCCGACGCCGGCCTGGCGGCGGGCAGGGACGACGCGCGCCGGCGGCTGGGCCTCTTCGCCACCGACCTGGCGATCGTCCACGTCGGTCCGCTGGACGCCGAAGCCGGCGTCGCCCACCTGCTGGCCGCGTTCCACGCCCTCCTGCGGGAGACGCCGACGGCGCGGCTGCTCGTCGCGGGCGACGGCCCGGCGCGCCCGGCGCTCGAGGCGGCGGCTGCGGCACTGCGACTGGGACCGTTCGCGCGTTTCCTCGGCACCCTGCCCTCCCCTTG from bacterium includes the following:
- a CDS encoding glycosyltransferase family 4 protein; protein product: PALRERPGCAAAPCAVIADGIDLAEADAGLAAGRDDARRRLGLFATDLAIVHVGPLDAEAGVAHLLAAFHALLRETPTARLLVAGDGPARPALEAAAAALRLGPFARFLGTLPSPWPLLGATDVFVLPGVRRGVPLALLQAMAAGLSIVAADGGGAPEVAGAGRGALLVQPGDSGALARAIADLAGSTARRRELGALARDRVATGYRIERSAAALQALYAEALGGPASGG